A single genomic interval of Haloterrigena salifodinae harbors:
- a CDS encoding carotenoid oxygenase family protein yields MSPEHRPADRCSNDRTTDDNDGDANRSVERGDRESTASAALDRRDVLGTGTVAAGALLGGCIGGSESSGTASVDERHPGFRSLEREVADRSLPVEGTFPSWLEGTLLRTGPAKFEVGDRHLRHWFDGFAMLHRFTIDDGAVTYSNRFLETRAYEHATDEGELGYREFATDPCRRIWERFFTLFSDTTTDNANVSVATHADRFRAMTETPIPVEFDPETLETLGVVADGTDLGDLTTAHPHRDDGETINYVTDLSQTSEYRVFRMPDGEHERDVFATVSRDRPAYMHSFGLTDRYVILVEFPFVVDPLEFLVRDRPFIENYEWVPDRGTRFLVIERATGEVVSTHKTDAFFAFHHVNAFEDRDDLVVDVVAYDDASIVEDLYLEAIRSEGYSPDGGRLDRFRLGETVSREALYEGPIELPGINYDRVNAEPYRYAYGVGNREKPPRDVPNTLVKVDVETGAASEWEEPGTYAGEPVFVESPDATAEDDGVILSVVLDAAAERSFLLVLDAGTFEELARAPAPHHIPLGFHGIFADL; encoded by the coding sequence ATGTCTCCTGAACATCGGCCCGCTGATCGATGCTCGAACGACCGAACGACCGATGATAACGACGGCGACGCGAACCGATCGGTCGAGCGAGGCGATCGGGAGTCGACCGCGTCGGCCGCGCTCGACCGACGCGACGTGCTCGGGACCGGCACCGTCGCAGCGGGGGCGCTTCTCGGCGGCTGTATCGGTGGTTCCGAATCGTCCGGTACCGCCTCGGTCGACGAGCGACACCCGGGATTCCGATCGCTCGAGCGCGAAGTCGCCGACCGGTCCCTGCCGGTCGAGGGGACGTTCCCGTCGTGGCTGGAAGGAACGCTGCTGCGAACCGGACCAGCGAAATTCGAGGTCGGCGACCGGCACCTGCGTCACTGGTTCGACGGCTTCGCGATGCTCCACCGGTTCACGATCGACGACGGCGCCGTGACGTACTCGAACCGATTCCTCGAGACGCGAGCGTACGAGCACGCGACGGACGAGGGTGAACTCGGCTACCGCGAATTCGCCACGGATCCCTGTCGACGGATCTGGGAGCGGTTCTTCACGTTGTTCTCCGACACGACGACCGACAATGCGAACGTCAGCGTCGCGACCCACGCGGACCGGTTCCGTGCGATGACCGAGACCCCCATACCGGTCGAGTTCGATCCGGAGACGCTCGAGACGCTGGGCGTCGTCGCCGACGGGACCGACCTCGGTGACCTGACGACCGCGCACCCTCACCGGGACGACGGGGAGACGATCAACTACGTGACGGACCTCTCGCAGACGAGCGAGTACCGGGTATTCCGGATGCCCGACGGCGAGCACGAGCGGGACGTCTTCGCCACCGTCTCCCGGGACCGGCCGGCGTACATGCACAGTTTCGGGTTGACCGACCGGTACGTGATCCTCGTGGAGTTTCCCTTCGTCGTCGACCCGCTCGAGTTCCTCGTGCGGGATCGGCCGTTCATCGAGAACTACGAGTGGGTTCCCGATCGGGGGACGCGATTCCTCGTGATCGAGCGCGCAACCGGTGAGGTGGTCAGTACCCACAAGACAGACGCGTTCTTCGCATTTCACCACGTCAACGCCTTCGAGGACAGGGATGATCTCGTCGTCGACGTTGTCGCCTACGACGACGCCTCGATCGTCGAGGACCTCTACCTCGAGGCGATTCGATCGGAGGGGTACTCGCCCGACGGGGGACGACTCGATCGGTTTCGGCTCGGCGAGACGGTCTCTCGGGAGGCGCTCTACGAGGGACCGATCGAGTTGCCCGGGATCAACTACGACCGAGTGAACGCCGAACCGTACCGGTACGCCTACGGCGTGGGGAACCGGGAGAAGCCGCCACGGGATGTTCCGAACACGCTGGTCAAGGTCGACGTCGAGACCGGCGCCGCGAGCGAGTGGGAGGAGCCGGGGACCTACGCCGGCGAACCGGTCTTCGTCGAATCGCCCGACGCGACTGCCGAGGACGACGGCGTGATCCTGTCGGTTGTACTCGACGCGGCCGCGGAACGGTCGTTTCTGCTCGTTCTCGATGCCGGGACGTTCGAGGAACTGGCGCGAGCGCCGGCACCCCACCACATCCCACTCGGCTTCCACGGGATTTTCGCCGACCTGTAG